The proteins below come from a single Methanomassiliicoccales archaeon genomic window:
- the heR gene encoding heliorhodopsin HeR, with product MSAKFTEVTEEEKYRKLRRFNAFMGLLHLIQGTIMLLIANWSVKMTITSAFLNFPGGGQPPAPQLEVLFTVPLGPLISLFLFMSAIAHFVLASPWGYPWYVRNLKKHINPARWIEYSVSSSFMIVVIAWLCGMWDFVSLILLFALNACMNLFGWMMELHNQTTEKTNWTAFIFGCFAGLMPWVGLLIYFFGAGSTTAIPTFVYAIVISIAFFFNIFALNMVLQYRAKGKYKDYLYGERMYIVLSLVAKSLLAWQVFAGTLRGG from the coding sequence ATGTCCGCAAAGTTCACGGAAGTGACCGAGGAAGAGAAGTACCGCAAGCTGAGGAGGTTCAACGCCTTCATGGGGCTCTTGCACCTCATCCAGGGTACGATAATGCTTCTGATCGCCAACTGGAGCGTGAAGATGACCATCACCTCCGCTTTCCTGAACTTTCCAGGAGGAGGGCAGCCGCCCGCGCCCCAGCTGGAAGTGCTGTTCACAGTGCCTTTGGGCCCGCTGATTTCGCTGTTCCTGTTCATGAGCGCCATCGCGCACTTCGTGCTCGCATCCCCCTGGGGCTACCCCTGGTATGTGAGGAACCTGAAGAAGCACATCAACCCTGCCCGCTGGATCGAGTACTCGGTGTCCTCGTCCTTCATGATCGTGGTCATCGCCTGGCTCTGCGGCATGTGGGACTTCGTCTCGCTGATCCTGCTGTTCGCCCTCAACGCCTGCATGAACCTGTTCGGCTGGATGATGGAGCTGCACAACCAGACCACGGAGAAGACCAACTGGACCGCCTTCATCTTCGGCTGCTTCGCCGGGCTCATGCCGTGGGTGGGTTTGCTCATCTACTTCTTCGGAGCCGGGTCGACGACCGCCATCCCCACCTTCGTGTATGCGATCGTGATCAGCATCGCCTTCTTCTTCAACATCTTCGCGTTGAACATGGTGCTGCAGTACCGCGCCAAGGGCAAGTACAAGGACTACCTCTACGGAGAGCGCATGTACATCGTGCTCAGCCTGGTGGCGAAGAGCCTGTTGGCCTGGCAGGTGTTCGCTGGCACATTGCGGGGCGGTTGA
- a CDS encoding DUF1015 domain-containing protein, translating to MVQFLPFRGLLPSLEQEESIATRVSPPYDVIDDEERRRLQSQPNNVARLTLGGEEGSYEKVALLLEDWIAKGDLQPDKKDCFYLYRQSFTEEGRELTRTGIMGRLLVEPYEDGGIMPHEETSPKVKEDRLNFLRATATHLESIFCIFERLDEQVATGLVKAPELFSFKDSSGVKHSLARVSTKATNKAISLMLEKQKLLIADGHHRYETALRYSQENPDDEKKRYVLATLVASSDPGLVVRPTHRLYAVGGFSSDFFLTLAAKEFGTWELSSMDEMAKVMQRSRRPTLGFVMKDGRRFVGEQLRPAKDDLLATLDTYVCEEAVHKRVLISMAEGKEIKVDFDHDAGSVERKLASGEWDMAVMLSPPKLETIWSLALGGRKMPRKSTYFWPKIWSGLVFYRMK from the coding sequence ATGGTGCAGTTCCTTCCTTTCCGCGGCCTTCTGCCCTCGCTAGAGCAAGAAGAATCGATCGCAACCAGGGTCTCACCGCCCTATGACGTGATCGACGATGAAGAGAGACGCAGGCTGCAGTCCCAGCCGAACAACGTCGCCCGCCTGACCTTGGGCGGCGAGGAAGGCTCCTACGAGAAGGTCGCGCTGCTCCTCGAGGACTGGATAGCCAAGGGCGATTTGCAACCGGACAAGAAGGATTGCTTCTATCTTTATCGCCAGAGCTTTACTGAGGAGGGAAGGGAACTAACCAGGACCGGCATCATGGGGCGGCTCCTTGTGGAGCCATATGAGGATGGAGGCATCATGCCTCACGAGGAGACCTCTCCCAAAGTGAAAGAGGACAGATTGAACTTCCTCCGGGCCACGGCCACGCATTTGGAATCGATCTTCTGCATCTTCGAGCGCTTGGACGAGCAGGTGGCAACGGGTCTAGTAAAAGCCCCGGAGCTGTTCTCCTTCAAAGATTCCTCAGGCGTGAAGCACTCTCTTGCAAGAGTATCCACGAAAGCGACCAACAAGGCCATTAGCTTGATGCTGGAGAAGCAGAAGCTGCTCATAGCTGACGGACACCATCGATACGAGACAGCACTGCGCTACTCGCAGGAGAACCCTGACGATGAAAAGAAGCGCTACGTCCTCGCCACCCTGGTCGCTTCGAGCGATCCCGGTCTGGTGGTCAGGCCGACGCATCGCCTGTACGCCGTGGGCGGGTTCTCGAGCGATTTCTTCCTCACTCTGGCAGCGAAGGAGTTCGGGACATGGGAGCTGAGCAGCATGGACGAGATGGCGAAGGTCATGCAGCGCTCCCGCCGTCCGACCTTGGGATTCGTCATGAAGGACGGAAGACGGTTCGTGGGAGAGCAGCTAAGGCCGGCGAAGGATGATCTGCTGGCCACTCTTGATACTTATGTTTGTGAGGAGGCGGTGCACAAGCGCGTCCTCATCTCCATGGCCGAAGGGAAGGAGATCAAAGTGGACTTTGACCATGACGCTGGATCGGTGGAGAGGAAGCTTGCGTCGGGCGAATGGGATATGGCCGTGATGCTTTCCCCGCCCAAGCTCGAGACCATCTGGTCGCTGGCGCTGGGCGGACGCAAGATGCCCAGGAAGTCGACCTATTTCTGGCCCAAGATCTGGTCCGGCCTCGTGTTCTACCGGATGAAGTAG
- a CDS encoding NAD-binding protein codes for MKRRMIYAIAFLAGIIFVGTVGFLFVEPTVTDIFSSFYFTIETMFTVGFGDIVPTTGASRALAVIVVVGGVTSAVTVLQSLFDLMVTKDLRQELGLPERRTKMKDHIIICGYGNVGKQVYQNLNEKGDKFVFIENDEEKIADLMELGVVVIKGDAGDEDVLSRANIKEAKTIIATLRDPTNIIVCIMAKMLNPGIFIVSEVEDMRNVTVLKKAGADEVVHCHEMGARVMVSKARRVVVDPVCGTEVDPATAKFVIEFQGEKLFFDTEECRSAFEKNPKRFMEMKRVVEATCNLRGP; via the coding sequence ATGAAGAGGAGAATGATATACGCCATCGCGTTCTTGGCGGGGATCATCTTCGTGGGAACCGTGGGCTTCTTATTTGTAGAGCCCACGGTCACTGACATCTTCTCTTCGTTCTACTTCACCATCGAGACGATGTTCACCGTCGGTTTTGGGGACATCGTTCCCACCACCGGAGCGAGTCGGGCATTGGCGGTGATCGTGGTCGTCGGGGGAGTGACGTCCGCGGTCACCGTGCTGCAGTCGCTGTTCGATCTTATGGTCACTAAGGACCTGCGCCAGGAGTTAGGGCTTCCAGAGAGGCGGACGAAGATGAAGGATCACATCATCATCTGTGGCTACGGGAACGTAGGAAAGCAGGTCTATCAGAACCTGAACGAGAAAGGGGACAAATTCGTCTTCATTGAGAACGACGAGGAGAAGATCGCCGATCTCATGGAGCTAGGGGTGGTGGTCATCAAGGGGGATGCGGGGGACGAGGACGTCCTGTCGAGGGCGAACATCAAGGAGGCGAAGACCATCATCGCCACGCTTCGTGACCCGACCAACATCATCGTGTGCATCATGGCCAAGATGCTGAACCCCGGCATCTTCATCGTCTCCGAGGTGGAGGACATGCGCAATGTGACCGTACTGAAGAAAGCCGGCGCGGACGAAGTGGTGCACTGCCATGAGATGGGAGCCCGGGTGATGGTATCCAAGGCCCGCCGGGTGGTCGTGGACCCGGTCTGCGGGACGGAGGTCGATCCCGCCACCGCCAAGTTCGTGATCGAGTTCCAAGGGGAGAAGCTGTTCTTCGACACCGAAGAATGCAGATCCGCCTTTGAGAAGAACCCCAAGCGGTTCATGGAGATGAAGCGGGTAGTGGAGGCCACATGCAACCTCCGAGGACCGTGA
- the rqcH gene encoding ribosome rescue protein RqcH encodes MKSEMSAFDILAVVSEMQPLVGGYLDKVFHWDRKNVLLRVNVPGTGRREVVILDLKWLYLSKERPGVPETPSQFAVHARKLLSNAKITTIRQHQFDRIVVIESDREEGYQLVIELFGEGNLLIVSQGKIVNCLFSKTWKHRDVRPGADYSFPPSRFNPGAQDVGAFQEAIRGSNADVVRTLATAINLGGQYGEELCLRAGLDKTRKAKDLSEEETDRLRSELEKLLQAVKLNPSPTLASKNSLPVDVTPFELLQYQDADKERFASHSEALAAFVERAGRLKQRAENPEIQRLARQIEQQTAAREALKAEANEHTLQAEGIYAHYQDVSSFLTRFGEMALGKGWEKIKEEARSFAMALEVRPQDSSVRADFDGLVVWLDYSRGIDENANLLYSKAKEAKEKQGRAEAALNETKKRLEEMKKHESKLSLAAKEERKPTKQFWFESYKWFVTSGGHLVLAGRDARTNDQLVKKHLTSTDRYAHADVHGAPSVVIKDGSTANEEELRQACLFALSHSKAWNAGAREGSAYWVLPDQVSKTPDAGEFVPRGAFIIRGKRNYEHHLPLELAVGEIEHQGARKIMCAPRQAIEDLANRMVTIVPGDTDRSRLSSTLSKMLNVPEEEVSRVLPPGDVDISSTKGLALEL; translated from the coding sequence ATGAAATCCGAGATGAGCGCCTTCGACATCCTCGCGGTGGTCAGCGAGATGCAACCCCTGGTAGGAGGATATCTGGACAAGGTCTTCCACTGGGACCGAAAGAACGTGCTGCTGCGCGTGAACGTGCCTGGAACGGGAAGGCGCGAGGTGGTGATCCTCGACCTCAAGTGGCTCTACCTTTCCAAGGAGCGACCAGGGGTTCCCGAGACGCCGTCGCAGTTCGCAGTGCATGCGCGCAAGCTCCTCTCCAACGCCAAGATAACGACGATCAGACAGCACCAGTTCGACCGCATCGTGGTCATCGAATCGGATAGGGAGGAAGGTTATCAGCTGGTCATCGAACTCTTCGGCGAGGGCAACCTGCTCATCGTCTCCCAGGGGAAGATCGTCAACTGCCTCTTCTCCAAGACCTGGAAGCACCGGGACGTGCGGCCCGGAGCGGACTACTCTTTCCCGCCCAGCCGGTTCAATCCCGGCGCTCAGGATGTCGGCGCGTTCCAGGAAGCCATACGGGGCTCCAATGCCGATGTCGTTCGTACCCTGGCCACGGCCATCAATCTTGGAGGTCAGTACGGCGAAGAGCTGTGCCTGCGAGCGGGCCTGGACAAGACGAGAAAAGCCAAGGACCTCAGCGAAGAGGAGACGGACCGGCTGAGATCGGAACTGGAGAAGCTGCTCCAGGCCGTCAAGCTGAACCCATCCCCCACCCTCGCATCCAAGAACTCCTTGCCCGTTGACGTTACACCGTTCGAGCTGCTGCAATACCAGGATGCGGACAAGGAAAGGTTCGCCTCTCACTCTGAAGCTCTGGCCGCTTTCGTCGAACGTGCCGGTCGCCTCAAGCAAAGGGCGGAGAACCCGGAGATACAGCGCCTGGCCAGGCAGATCGAACAGCAGACCGCCGCCAGGGAAGCGTTGAAGGCGGAGGCAAACGAGCACACGCTCCAGGCGGAGGGCATCTACGCCCACTACCAGGATGTGAGCTCTTTCCTAACGAGGTTCGGCGAGATGGCCCTAGGGAAAGGCTGGGAGAAGATCAAGGAAGAGGCTCGGTCGTTCGCCATGGCGCTCGAGGTCCGTCCACAGGACTCCTCGGTCCGGGCGGACTTCGATGGCCTCGTCGTCTGGCTCGACTATTCCAGGGGGATCGACGAGAACGCCAACCTGCTCTATAGCAAGGCCAAGGAGGCGAAGGAGAAGCAGGGCCGGGCGGAGGCAGCTCTGAACGAAACGAAGAAGCGCCTGGAAGAGATGAAGAAGCACGAGTCGAAGCTCTCCTTGGCCGCCAAGGAGGAACGGAAGCCGACCAAGCAGTTCTGGTTCGAGAGCTACAAGTGGTTCGTCACCTCGGGCGGACATCTGGTGCTGGCGGGCAGGGACGCACGCACCAATGACCAGCTGGTGAAGAAGCACCTCACGTCGACGGACCGATACGCCCACGCCGACGTTCATGGAGCGCCGAGCGTGGTGATCAAAGATGGCTCAACCGCCAACGAAGAGGAGCTGCGCCAGGCCTGCCTGTTCGCCCTTTCACACTCGAAGGCCTGGAACGCCGGGGCAAGGGAAGGCAGCGCCTACTGGGTCCTCCCCGACCAGGTATCGAAGACGCCGGACGCGGGGGAGTTCGTTCCCAGGGGGGCGTTCATCATCCGAGGAAAACGCAACTACGAGCATCATTTGCCTCTTGAGCTCGCCGTGGGCGAGATCGAGCACCAGGGGGCGAGGAAGATCATGTGCGCTCCGCGCCAGGCTATCGAAGATCTGGCGAACCGGATGGTGACGATCGTGCCCGGGGACACTGATAGAAGCAGATTGTCCTCCACGCTCTCGAAGATGCTCAACGTGCCGGAAGAAGAGGTCTCCCGCGTCCTGCCGCCAGGAGATGTGGACATCTCTTCGACGAAAGGACTTGCGCTCGAACTCTGA
- a CDS encoding ABC transporter permease: MRDELRTFRYAAWLGWQMEANWTQPWFFLIYTVAKPIAGTLILVVMYLVVQSSVLNDPTFFAYMYVGNAFYMYVAQVLFGIVMVIHEDREHYQTLKQIYIAPISFYTYIIGRATCKIVLTTIAIFITLVFGVLVLGLSLDLGQVDWGLLAISMLLGLLCICMIGIALAGISFLTARHGMGINEGIAGMFYLFCGVVFPLTVLPGWGQAVGHAIPITYWLEIVRRALLPGMDISSVSGLQVYSSTEIFVLLAVSSALFLVLSIGIFRYADHLARKKGKLDMTTTY, from the coding sequence ATGAGGGACGAGCTGCGCACCTTCCGCTACGCCGCCTGGCTAGGCTGGCAGATGGAGGCCAACTGGACTCAGCCCTGGTTCTTCCTCATCTACACGGTGGCGAAGCCCATCGCCGGCACCCTCATCTTGGTGGTCATGTACCTGGTGGTGCAGAGCAGCGTGCTCAACGATCCCACCTTCTTCGCCTACATGTACGTGGGAAACGCCTTCTACATGTATGTGGCTCAGGTGCTCTTCGGCATCGTCATGGTCATCCACGAGGACCGGGAGCATTACCAGACCCTGAAGCAGATCTACATCGCGCCCATTTCCTTCTACACCTACATCATCGGTCGGGCGACGTGCAAGATCGTGCTGACCACCATCGCCATCTTCATCACCTTGGTGTTCGGGGTGCTGGTCTTGGGCCTTTCCTTGGACCTGGGGCAGGTGGACTGGGGGTTGCTGGCGATCTCCATGCTCCTGGGGCTGCTCTGCATCTGCATGATAGGGATCGCCCTGGCCGGGATATCGTTCCTCACCGCCAGGCACGGCATGGGCATCAACGAAGGCATCGCCGGCATGTTCTACCTGTTCTGCGGGGTCGTCTTCCCCCTCACCGTGCTCCCGGGCTGGGGGCAGGCCGTCGGCCATGCTATCCCGATCACCTACTGGCTGGAGATCGTCCGCCGGGCGCTGCTGCCTGGAATGGACATCTCCTCGGTTTCGGGGCTGCAGGTCTATTCCTCGACCGAGATCTTCGTTCTCCTGGCGGTCTCGAGCGCCCTGTTCCTCGTGCTCTCCATCGGCATCTTCCGCTACGCTGACCACCTAGCCCGAAAGAAGGGCAAGTTGGACATGACCACCACCTACTGA
- a CDS encoding ABC transporter permease, producing MIDWKLNYRALLGRAYPRIIGASREPSWMLFDIFLPLLGIAAFIYYYRAMGAPEVFTGFVVLGGVMTAFWLNVLWSMATQFYWEKETGNLQLYMLAPMSRMAVLGGMAVGGIFFTTIRAASTFILGFLVFGVQLQVSNLGGLVATFCLTLFALYGMGMMFSSLYMLYGRGAWHLSNLLQEPIYLFSGIYFPVKQLGFWVALTASVIPITLGLDAMRQLMFASPSVQGFLPVEVEALVLAALAVLFLIGARYSLRYMEYLGKREGRLTMRWQ from the coding sequence ATGATCGACTGGAAGCTTAACTACCGCGCTCTCCTCGGCCGGGCATACCCGCGCATCATCGGCGCCTCGAGGGAACCAAGCTGGATGCTCTTCGACATCTTCCTCCCCCTCCTAGGCATAGCCGCCTTCATCTACTACTATCGGGCCATGGGAGCTCCGGAGGTCTTCACCGGGTTCGTCGTCCTCGGAGGGGTGATGACCGCCTTCTGGCTCAACGTGCTTTGGAGCATGGCCACCCAGTTCTACTGGGAGAAGGAGACGGGTAACCTGCAGCTCTATATGCTCGCCCCGATGTCGCGCATGGCGGTGCTGGGAGGGATGGCAGTGGGAGGCATCTTCTTCACCACCATTCGCGCCGCATCCACCTTCATCCTCGGTTTCCTGGTCTTCGGCGTGCAGCTGCAAGTGAGCAACCTTGGAGGTCTGGTCGCGACATTCTGCCTGACGCTCTTCGCCCTCTACGGCATGGGCATGATGTTCTCCTCGCTCTACATGTTGTATGGCCGGGGAGCGTGGCACCTCTCCAACCTCCTGCAGGAGCCGATCTACCTTTTCTCAGGGATATACTTCCCGGTCAAGCAGCTGGGTTTCTGGGTGGCCCTGACCGCTTCGGTGATCCCTATCACTCTGGGTCTCGATGCCATGCGCCAGCTGATGTTCGCTTCGCCCTCCGTTCAGGGCTTCCTGCCGGTGGAGGTCGAGGCCTTGGTTTTGGCGGCACTAGCCGTTCTGTTCCTGATCGGCGCGAGGTACTCCTTGCGGTACATGGAATACCTGGGAAAGAGGGAAGGGAGGCTGACGATGAGATGGCAATGA
- a CDS encoding ABC transporter ATP-binding protein: protein MVQAIEAKALTRVFGNKKGKGPLIALENVDLNVAEGELFGLLGPNGAGKTTFIKILATLLLPSSGEVKVLGHDVVLEAQKIRPRINMVSGGETSGYGLLTVKENLWMFSQFYGIPGKEAKRRIDEMLATFGLEDKANAKVRTISTGQRQKMNVVRGFVTNPDLIFLDEPTLGLDVNASIAIRNYIRHWVKDTTGKTVLLTTHYMAEADFLCDRVAIIDQGRILACDTPANLKRSVRRASIFTLATTPFDGITGLGGLPGVSGFDSTITDGRVEMRFSLEDESVIADIVSYVATRQAKVLYVSKGEPTLEDVFIQLVGRALG from the coding sequence ATGGTCCAAGCTATCGAGGCCAAGGCGCTCACGCGTGTCTTTGGCAACAAGAAGGGCAAAGGGCCCCTGATCGCCCTGGAGAACGTGGACTTGAACGTGGCCGAGGGCGAGCTTTTCGGTCTCCTCGGTCCGAACGGAGCGGGCAAGACCACCTTCATCAAGATACTTGCCACCCTCCTGCTGCCGTCCTCTGGCGAGGTGAAAGTGCTCGGTCATGACGTCGTCCTGGAGGCCCAGAAGATCCGCCCGCGCATCAACATGGTCTCGGGAGGGGAGACCTCCGGCTACGGCCTTCTGACGGTGAAGGAGAACCTGTGGATGTTCTCCCAGTTCTACGGCATCCCGGGCAAGGAGGCGAAGAGGCGCATCGACGAGATGCTGGCGACGTTCGGCCTGGAGGACAAGGCGAACGCCAAGGTGCGCACCATCTCCACCGGACAGCGGCAGAAGATGAACGTGGTTCGGGGCTTCGTGACCAATCCCGACCTCATCTTCTTGGACGAACCGACCCTCGGTCTGGACGTCAACGCCAGCATCGCCATCCGCAACTACATCCGCCACTGGGTCAAGGACACCACGGGCAAGACCGTTCTACTCACCACTCATTACATGGCCGAGGCCGATTTTCTTTGCGACCGGGTGGCCATCATCGATCAGGGCCGCATCCTGGCCTGCGACACGCCAGCGAACCTCAAGCGCAGCGTGCGCCGAGCATCCATCTTCACCTTGGCCACCACTCCTTTCGACGGGATCACGGGCTTGGGCGGTCTGCCAGGGGTGTCCGGGTTCGATAGCACCATCACGGATGGCAGAGTGGAGATGCGCTTCTCTCTTGAGGACGAATCGGTGATCGCGGACATCGTTTCATACGTCGCCACCCGTCAAGCGAAGGTGCTCTATGTGAGCAAGGGCGAGCCGACCCTGGAGGACGTGTTCATCCAGCTGGTGGGGAGAGCGCTGGGATGA
- a CDS encoding 30S ribosomal protein S17e has protein sequence MGKIRPTYIKRVAIELVEKYPKVFTADFETNKVLVSKLTNVGTVRMRNLIAGYVTRYWQQQEN, from the coding sequence ATGGGAAAGATCAGGCCGACTTACATCAAGCGGGTCGCTATCGAGCTCGTGGAGAAGTACCCCAAGGTTTTCACCGCCGACTTCGAGACGAACAAAGTGCTCGTTAGCAAGCTCACCAACGTCGGGACGGTGCGTATGAGGAACCTCATCGCCGGCTACGTCACCCGCTACTGGCAGCAGCAAGAGAACTAG
- the thyX gene encoding FAD-dependent thymidylate synthase codes for MKVILLSYTKDAERLCASAGHSCYSRKTASELLSSLPEEKVGKVIDSVMDSGHHSVIEHASFTFSVEGVSRAMTHQLVRHRIASYSQTSQRYVSLKEPSYVVPETIKGDRELEREFRELMERSWEAYRKLVEKVPLEDARYVLPNACTTNITVTMNARELWHFFTLRTCRRAQWEIRAVAEEMLKQAKEVAPKLFKQAGPPCVRGPCPEGKLSCGKPRRRELSKA; via the coding sequence ATGAAGGTCATTCTGCTATCTTACACCAAGGACGCGGAGAGGCTGTGCGCCTCCGCCGGGCACTCCTGCTATTCGAGGAAGACGGCCAGCGAGCTGCTCTCCTCCCTACCCGAGGAGAAGGTGGGCAAGGTCATCGACAGCGTCATGGACTCCGGGCATCACTCGGTCATCGAGCACGCCTCCTTCACCTTCTCCGTGGAGGGCGTCTCCAGGGCGATGACCCATCAGCTGGTGCGCCACAGGATCGCATCCTATAGCCAGACCAGTCAGAGGTATGTGTCGCTCAAGGAACCCTCCTACGTCGTCCCGGAGACGATCAAAGGAGACCGGGAATTGGAGCGCGAGTTCCGCGAACTCATGGAGCGCAGTTGGGAGGCATATCGCAAGCTGGTGGAGAAGGTCCCGTTGGAGGATGCCAGGTACGTGCTGCCGAACGCCTGCACCACCAACATCACCGTCACCATGAACGCCCGAGAGCTATGGCACTTCTTCACCCTGCGGACGTGCCGCAGAGCGCAATGGGAGATCCGGGCCGTGGCCGAGGAGATGCTCAAGCAGGCGAAGGAGGTCGCTCCGAAGCTGTTCAAGCAGGCCGGTCCTCCGTGCGTTCGCGGACCATGTCCAGAGGGCAAGCTCTCCTGCGGTAAGCCAAGAAGGCGCGAGCTCAGCAAGGCTTAA
- a CDS encoding TraB/GumN family protein — protein sequence MLVEDAMITIVGVGHVFDIKRQVRDVIVGQAPNVVAVELDGERYQALLHPQVRKDLPPTYRILSKFQKRLADEFGGELGSEMLAAVDASKELGVDCLFIDANAGALFTHMLKVMPFKERVLLFFSAVTGLFASKKRVEAELDRFTQNEEMYLKQFERQFPTLKRVLIDDRNHIMANNLAQAEMKYGSVVAIVGDGHVDGLGQLLAGSHLQVVRLKQLLDNSYPKGFVAAKEGGAEISYQYTVSMEEEKP from the coding sequence GTGCTCGTTGAAGACGCCATGATCACCATAGTGGGCGTGGGGCACGTGTTCGACATCAAGCGCCAGGTGCGAGACGTGATCGTCGGCCAGGCGCCAAACGTGGTGGCGGTGGAGCTGGACGGCGAGCGTTACCAAGCCCTGCTGCACCCGCAGGTGCGCAAGGACCTGCCCCCCACATATCGCATCCTGTCCAAGTTTCAGAAGCGCCTGGCGGATGAGTTCGGCGGAGAGCTTGGCTCGGAGATGCTGGCCGCGGTGGACGCCTCCAAGGAGCTGGGAGTGGATTGCCTTTTCATCGATGCGAACGCGGGAGCGCTGTTCACGCACATGCTGAAGGTCATGCCCTTCAAGGAACGCGTCCTGCTCTTCTTCTCGGCCGTCACTGGACTCTTCGCTTCCAAGAAGCGGGTGGAGGCGGAACTGGATCGCTTCACCCAGAACGAGGAGATGTACCTCAAGCAGTTCGAGAGGCAGTTCCCCACCTTGAAGCGGGTGCTCATCGACGACCGCAACCACATCATGGCCAACAACCTGGCGCAGGCGGAGATGAAGTACGGCAGCGTGGTGGCCATCGTGGGCGATGGCCACGTTGACGGCTTGGGTCAGTTGCTGGCGGGCAGCCACCTACAGGTGGTCCGGCTGAAGCAGCTCCTGGACAACTCCTACCCCAAGGGCTTCGTGGCGGCCAAGGAAGGGGGGGCGGAGATCAGTTACCAATATACCGTGAGCATGGAAGAGGAAAAGCCTTAA
- a CDS encoding HAD family phosphatase: protein MDQRRFDLVAFDMDGVLVNYTSCWTWVHDHFQVQNEAAIQAFIDGRIDDMEFMRRDISLWRRKRPQLCREELELILAPLPMNEGIEETIRILRTNGIRTVIVSGGLDIVAEKIASRYGFDDWLANGVECDENGKLTGEGLLRVELKNKRSALDQLLAKYGIKGDRAACVGDSFVDIPMFEACAMSIAFNPTDSVVVKKATHVVRDKSIKAVLPYILNAER, encoded by the coding sequence GTGGACCAGAGGCGTTTTGACCTGGTGGCTTTCGACATGGACGGGGTGCTGGTGAACTACACGAGTTGCTGGACCTGGGTGCATGACCATTTCCAGGTGCAGAACGAGGCGGCCATCCAGGCCTTCATCGACGGCCGCATCGACGACATGGAGTTCATGCGTCGGGACATCTCCCTGTGGCGGAGGAAGCGCCCGCAGCTCTGCCGGGAGGAGCTGGAGCTGATCCTCGCTCCGTTGCCGATGAACGAGGGCATCGAGGAGACGATACGTATCCTGAGGACGAACGGCATCAGGACGGTCATCGTCTCCGGGGGCCTGGACATCGTGGCGGAGAAGATCGCCTCCCGCTATGGGTTCGACGACTGGCTAGCGAACGGCGTGGAGTGCGACGAGAACGGGAAGCTGACCGGGGAGGGTCTTCTGCGCGTGGAGCTCAAGAACAAGCGTTCCGCCCTGGACCAGCTATTGGCCAAATACGGCATCAAAGGCGACCGGGCCGCCTGCGTCGGCGATTCCTTCGTGGACATTCCGATGTTCGAGGCATGCGCCATGTCCATCGCCTTCAACCCCACCGACAGCGTGGTCGTAAAGAAGGCCACGCATGTTGTCAGGGACAAAAGCATCAAGGCCGTGCTGCCCTACATCCTGAACGCCGAAAGATAG
- a CDS encoding protein-L-isoaspartate(D-aspartate) O-methyltransferase: MDLREARKRMVRRLLDSGYISGPAVSKAMEAVERHLFLPGELVEQAYLDTPLHIGEGQTISAPHMVGIMVEALDLRAGQRVLEVGGGSGYHAAVMAELIRPGGRVYSMERIESLASSAKKNLQAAGYADVVETVVGDGTKGLPEHAPYDRISIAAASPGIPQPLKEQLVEGGKLLIPVGGRFYQELMLVIRKGSDYQQRNLGGCVFVPLIGEHGFKD; the protein is encoded by the coding sequence ATGGACCTCAGGGAGGCCAGGAAGCGGATGGTGCGGCGGCTGCTGGACAGCGGCTACATCTCCGGTCCGGCGGTCTCCAAGGCCATGGAGGCGGTGGAGCGGCATCTATTCCTTCCAGGCGAGCTGGTGGAACAAGCCTACCTAGACACGCCCCTGCACATCGGCGAAGGACAGACCATCTCCGCGCCGCACATGGTGGGGATTATGGTAGAGGCTCTTGACCTCCGGGCGGGGCAGAGAGTGCTGGAGGTCGGAGGTGGATCAGGCTACCACGCAGCGGTCATGGCCGAGCTGATCAGGCCCGGCGGCCGCGTGTATAGCATGGAGCGCATCGAGAGCCTCGCCTCCTCCGCCAAGAAGAACCTCCAGGCGGCTGGATATGCGGACGTGGTGGAGACGGTGGTGGGGGACGGCACCAAGGGGCTGCCGGAGCACGCACCCTACGACCGGATCTCCATCGCCGCCGCCTCCCCTGGGATACCGCAACCGCTCAAAGAGCAGCTGGTGGAGGGCGGCAAGCTCCTCATCCCCGTCGGAGGAAGGTTCTACCAAGAACTTATGCTGGTGATCCGAAAGGGCAGCGACTATCAGCAACGCAATCTAGGGGGCTGCGTGTTCGTTCCGCTCATCGGCGAGCATGGGTTCAAGGATTGA